The Aquificaceae bacterium DNA window AGTGGAAAGTCCTTGTGATAGAGTTCCTTAAGTTCTTCTTTGCTTATGGTTCTCATGAGTATTAATATATGACCTTAAGCCTTGCGTAGCCGTCCCTTTTTTCCACTTCTATTCTTTGACTAAACTTTTCCGCTATGTCTTCCACGTGGGTTATAACTCCCACAAGCCTGTCTGTGGACTGTCTTATCATATCAAAAAACTCAGAAAGGGAATCTCTTGTTTCCCTATCTAAAGAACCAAAGCCTTCATCTATGAAAAGACTTTCAAGAGGCGCATTCTGGGAAAGTATGTCCGCAACCGCAAAGGCAAGAGAAAGGCTCGCCAAAAAGGTCTCACCACCGCTCAAACTGGAAACAACCCTGTGATATCCAGTAGAGTGGTCATAGACATGCAGGTCTCCCTCAATCAGGTCAAAGGTAAAAAGTCCCGTAGTGAATTTAAAAAGGTAATAACTTGCCCTATCAATAATCCTTTTTAGCATAAGCTGGCTCACATACTCTGGAAATTGATTGTCTACAAGGTCGTTCCTTAGCCTTTCGTAAAGACTCAAGTTCATGCGAAGCTCAGAAAGCTCCTTTTCCAAACTTTGTTTCTCGGAAAGGTCTTTCTTTAGCTTTTCTATATCGCTGTGGAGACTTCCGTGCAGTCTTCTGTTTTCCTCAATAGATGCGTTTAAGTTCTTTAAGTCCTCTTCAACCTGAGAGGTTTCAGGAAGTTCCCTTAGGCTTTGAAGTTTTACCTCAAGCTCCTTTAGTCTATTTTCAAGATTATGCCTTTCTCTGTTATATTCTTCTATCTCTTGTTGAAGCTCTCTTATTTGCTCTTGACTCAAAGCATATCTTTTGAGGTTTTGCAAACTACCAAACCTCTCTTGGAGAAAGTATATCTCACTTGCCATGCTTTGTTTCTGAGTCTGCAATTGATAAAGCATCCTTTCTATGTTTTGAATATCCGAGGTAAGCCTTGTTTCTTGCTCTCTCAACCTTTGCAAGTAGGAGAGAGTCTTTTGGTAGTTCTCCTGCACTTCTTTTACCTTTTGTTCCAACTCTTGGCTTTGTTTTTCTAACTTGTGTGCTAAGAGTTCAGAGGGGCTTTCTCCGGTAGCTTTTATAACCCTACCGCCTAAGTCCATAAGTTTTTCTTCCAAAGACCTCTTCTGCTCTGCCAATCCCTTTAACCTCTCTTCAAGCTCCGCATACTTCTTTTCCTTTTCCATAAGCTCTTCTTGTATCTCATCAAACCTCTGTTTAAACTTCCTCTCCCTTTCCCTCAACAACCTAAGCTCCTCATACGCCCTTTCTACTTCTTTGACCTTTTCAAGCACCACATCCAAAGGTTCTCCCAAAGACTTAACTAAGGAGTCTATTTCTTCTATAAGCCTTTCAAGGAAAGAGTTCTTTGAGAGAAACTCCTCTCTTATTCTGCCTTCTTCGGACCTTAGGTTGTCTATAAAGTTGGATAGTTCAGATTGTTTGGTCTTGAGGTCTCTTAAGGTTTGCTCCTTGTCCTTTAAAAGCCTCTTTTTTTCCTCAATTTCCTTTAGAATGTCCTCTACCTCAGAGAGTTTTCTGTGAATATCCTCTGTGGAAAGTCCATGCAGTGATTCTTGCAATTCCTTTTCCTTATTTTCCAAAAGGGAAAACTTGGCTTGCCTTTCAAAAAGCTCAGACCTAAGACCATTTATAGCTCTTTCTAATTCCTCTTGTCTTTTGATTAGACTTGCGATGTCTTCTCCCTTTCCTTCAAATTCTATATGCTCCAATCTATGACCGCATACGGGACATATGTCTCCTTCCTTCAACCTTGACCTTATCTCAAAGGCATACACCTCAAGTCTTCTTTCTTTTAGCTTTTCCAACTCTTCTTCCATAAGGCTTAGGTTTTTCTCCAACTCTTGCAATTTTTGTTTATGCATAGCTTTCTCTTCGCATACCTGCTTGAGTTCCAAAGCTTTACTTAGCTGTTCCTTAAGCCTAAAGCTCTCCTGAAGCAGTTCACCCTCTTTTTCTAAAAAGTTCCTAAGGTTAGATATATCTCTTTCTACTTCTTCTATGGCATGCTCCAGTTTCTCCTTTTCTTTTAGTGCTTTGTTTAGCTCCTCCTCCTTACCTTTTAGGTCTTTTTCAAGGGTTTCTACCTGTTTTTTGACCTGTTCCTGCCTCCTTTTCAATTCATTCAACTTCTCCACCTGCTCCTTTATCCTCTGAGATTGAATAAACTCTTGCTCTATACCCTCTTCCTCAAGTTTTTGTATGGCTTGCTCCACCTCTCTTATCTTCTCATAACCTTTGCGAGACCTTTCCCTTAGCTCCTTTAACTGTGTTTCGTAAAGGTTTTTTTGTTCCTCTAAACGTTCTATATCCTCCTCTATCTTTTCTAAGTCTTTTTTGAAGCTTAAATATTGCTCAATAAGCTGTATGGCTTGGCTTATCTCAATTCGTTTCTTGTTGTATAACTCAAGGTTTTTAAACTCTCCTTCTATCCTTTTAAACTCTTGCTCCGCAAGCTCCCTTTCGTCATAATACTTTTTTAGGTCAAGCTCTTTTTTCCTTTTCTCTTCTTTGAGTTTTTCTTCTTGTAAAAGAAGGTTCTCATATTGTTCTACTCTTGGAAGGTAAGGAAGTATTTCAAGGGCGGTCTCAAGAAGTTGTTTTTTTCGTGCCATGTCTTCTTCTTGAAGGGATAAATTGTTTAAGTTTTCCAATGTTTTTTTGTATTCCTGCAAAAGGCTGTCCCGTTCCTTACACCTTAGAAGTAGGTCTGTTAGTTTGGATGCCTTTTCTGAAAGCTCCTTATATTCTTTTTCCACCCTCTCAAGTTCTTTCTCCTTTTGAAGTATAAGTTCTGGAGTTATATGAGCCAGTTGTTCAAATCTCTGTTGCATAAGCTGAAGTTTGCCAGTGAGATGTCTATACTCTTCTCCCACTAAGTCTTTTAGTGAGGAAATGAGCTCAGAAAATCCAAGCAAGGAATTGAGTATTTCTCTTCTTTCTCTTTGATTTTGTGGCTTTAAAAACCTATCAAACTGGTTTTGAGGTAGCAATATAACCTTTGTAAAAATACCATAGTCAAGCCTAAGCACATTCTTGAGATAGTCTTCTAATTCCCTTTCTCTAAAAGGCTTTGGCTTTCCCTCTTCGTAAAACCTAAACTCTGACTGATTTCTTCTTTTGTCTTCCACATACTCTCTTTCTATTTTGTATCTCCTTCCTCTAACAGAGAACTCTAAGGATACACGCATAAACCTCTGACCCTTTGAGACAAGATATGCATGTGCCCTTTCTCCTCCGTATCTTGGAACTTTTCCATAAAGGGCGTAGCATATGGCATCAATAAGGCTTGTCTTTCCCGCTCCCGTCTTACCCTTTATGGTAAAGAAGTCAAGGGCTGAAAAGTCAACGCTATGCTTTCCTCTGTATACGGTAAAGTTCTCAAGTTCAAGTTTTATGGGTCTCATGGCTAACCTTGTCTATAAGTTTTTGGAATAGAGCCTTTAGCTCTTGTGAGGGCTCTGACTTGTATTTATACCTATAAAAGTCCTCATACAGGCTAAGCAGGTCTATTTTGCCTGTTTCTGTTTTTGTCTCTTGATAGGTCCCTACAGGCTCCATTTCAAGTCTTACAAGCCTATCACCGAGGATTTTAAACACCGTATCTCTCTTGTGCTGGAAAAAGGGGTCTGACATCCTTACCTCCATGACAACCTTTACCAGTAGGTTTTCCTTGGACAAGGGTTCAAGGGACTTTTGTATATCATCTCCTTCTTTGAGTCTTATCTCCACAAGCTGTCTTTTTAGGTCAAGCCTTATGGTTTCCACCTTTGCCATACCATCCTCAAGCACCACCAAGTTTACAAACTTATCCATACCCTTTTCTGAAAAATCTATCTGGTAGAGACTGCCAGAGTAGTAAACTTTAGATGCTGTGCCTTCTATCCTTTGGTTTCTATGTACATGCCCTAAGGCTACATACTGAAAGGTATCCGGAATTGTGTCTGCTCTTACCGTATAGTAAGGACTTACGCTTGATTGGAGTTCACTTCCTGCCACCTTAGCCTTCTCTATCATTAAGTGAGACACGAGGACTCTGTAGCGTGAGTCCTCAACCTCGCGTGCAAGGGCTTTCATGTAATTCGCCACTTTTTCCGCATAGCTTCTTCGCCTTTCTTCGTCAAAGTGTGTCAAGACCCTTTCATCTGGATAGGGAAGGCAGGCAATCTTTAACTGGTCATATTGAAATATAACTTCCTTGAGGTTTGTAGAAGGTCTATCAAAGACATGAATGTTTGAGAGTTTCCTTAGGTTCTTGTATATTTTCATAAAGTCGTAGCTGTCGTGGTTTCCCGCTATGAGTAATATGTGCAGTCCAATGGAGTTCATTTCTGTGAGGAAGTCCAATATAAGTGCTTGGGATTCAAAGTCGGGGTTTCTCTTGTCAAAGACATCTCCCGCTATCAAAAGAATGTCTACCCTTTCTTCTTTGCATATGTTTTTTACCTGCTCAAGGGCGTAAATTAGGTCTTCATTCCTGCTTACTTTGTCATATAGCCTCTTTCCTGTATGAAGGTCTGATATATGTAAAAGCCTCATGGTAAAGCGTTTGCTTTGTATAGTATAGCCTTTAGCCTCTCAAAGATAGGATTAAAGGGCTCTTCCTTTTCAAGCTTTCTATAAAGGTTAACCATCTCTTTTATTATAAGCTCTACCGCTTCTTCTGGAGTATCACATATAGATATTAGGTCCATGTCGCTTTTGTCTATAGTTCCATAAGACACCATAGTGTTTTTCATAAAGTCAAGAAGAGGTTTCCAGTATTCAAAGCCAAAGAGTATTATGGGAAACCTTGGG harbors:
- a CDS encoding AAA family ATPase; amino-acid sequence: MRPIKLELENFTVYRGKHSVDFSALDFFTIKGKTGAGKTSLIDAICYALYGKVPRYGGERAHAYLVSKGQRFMRVSLEFSVRGRRYKIEREYVEDKRRNQSEFRFYEEGKPKPFRERELEDYLKNVLRLDYGIFTKVILLPQNQFDRFLKPQNQRERREILNSLLGFSELISSLKDLVGEEYRHLTGKLQLMQQRFEQLAHITPELILQKEKELERVEKEYKELSEKASKLTDLLLRCKERDSLLQEYKKTLENLNNLSLQEEDMARKKQLLETALEILPYLPRVEQYENLLLQEEKLKEEKRKKELDLKKYYDERELAEQEFKRIEGEFKNLELYNKKRIEISQAIQLIEQYLSFKKDLEKIEEDIERLEEQKNLYETQLKELRERSRKGYEKIREVEQAIQKLEEEGIEQEFIQSQRIKEQVEKLNELKRRQEQVKKQVETLEKDLKGKEEELNKALKEKEKLEHAIEEVERDISNLRNFLEKEGELLQESFRLKEQLSKALELKQVCEEKAMHKQKLQELEKNLSLMEEELEKLKERRLEVYAFEIRSRLKEGDICPVCGHRLEHIEFEGKGEDIASLIKRQEELERAINGLRSELFERQAKFSLLENKEKELQESLHGLSTEDIHRKLSEVEDILKEIEEKKRLLKDKEQTLRDLKTKQSELSNFIDNLRSEEGRIREEFLSKNSFLERLIEEIDSLVKSLGEPLDVVLEKVKEVERAYEELRLLRERERKFKQRFDEIQEELMEKEKKYAELEERLKGLAEQKRSLEEKLMDLGGRVIKATGESPSELLAHKLEKQSQELEQKVKEVQENYQKTLSYLQRLREQETRLTSDIQNIERMLYQLQTQKQSMASEIYFLQERFGSLQNLKRYALSQEQIRELQQEIEEYNRERHNLENRLKELEVKLQSLRELPETSQVEEDLKNLNASIEENRRLHGSLHSDIEKLKKDLSEKQSLEKELSELRMNLSLYERLRNDLVDNQFPEYVSQLMLKRIIDRASYYLFKFTTGLFTFDLIEGDLHVYDHSTGYHRVVSSLSGGETFLASLSLAFAVADILSQNAPLESLFIDEGFGSLDRETRDSLSEFFDMIRQSTDRLVGVITHVEDIAEKFSQRIEVEKRDGYARLKVIY
- the sbcD gene encoding exonuclease subunit SbcD codes for the protein MRLLHISDLHTGKRLYDKVSRNEDLIYALEQVKNICKEERVDILLIAGDVFDKRNPDFESQALILDFLTEMNSIGLHILLIAGNHDSYDFMKIYKNLRKLSNIHVFDRPSTNLKEVIFQYDQLKIACLPYPDERVLTHFDEERRRSYAEKVANYMKALAREVEDSRYRVLVSHLMIEKAKVAGSELQSSVSPYYTVRADTIPDTFQYVALGHVHRNQRIEGTASKVYYSGSLYQIDFSEKGMDKFVNLVVLEDGMAKVETIRLDLKRQLVEIRLKEGDDIQKSLEPLSKENLLVKVVMEVRMSDPFFQHKRDTVFKILGDRLVRLEMEPVGTYQETKTETGKIDLLSLYEDFYRYKYKSEPSQELKALFQKLIDKVSHETHKT